From Vitis vinifera cultivar Pinot Noir 40024 chromosome 3, ASM3070453v1, the proteins below share one genomic window:
- the LOC100257156 gene encoding probable L-type lectin-domain containing receptor kinase S.5: MITMKPKMGRNWVIFLLLVTSGVVMASAAEVLVTQFSYNEFNEERDTGSFKLLGQASIDGGALQLTPDTSNDDYIFINKSGRIFWPKPFKLWDSNGDEEDGNLASFVSFFVINIYRQPSWNAGEGFAFVIAPNLTIPEASHGQWLGLTNATTDGDRTNQIVAVEFDTEKQDFDPDDNHIGLNINSVRSYTTVSLTPSGIEISPEEGTNYSVWVQYDGQAKVMEVYMGKEGDPKPSSPLLRDTIDLKHYVKQESYFGFAASTGYPAIQLNCVLKWKLDMEILPGDKGFMWWLLSIPAVILILVVVGGIVYLNYKKRREGGNREEGNVLGDLRRLTGMPREFRYKDLKKATKNFDESTKLGQGGFGVVYKGVLQEDGDDSTTEVAVKQFSRDDIKGKGDFMAELTIIHRLRHKHLVRLVGWCYEKGKLLLVYDFMPNGSLDKHLFGDHYDNTLNWERRYNIVTGVGSALLYLHNEFDQKVVHRDLKGSNIMLDSTFNARLGDFGLARALDNDRSSYAELELGGFPGTMGYVAPECFHTQKATVESDVYAFGAVVLEVVCGRSPGSEISYNQRLYSLVDWVWMLHREGRIVEAVDERLGNNYVDDEARRLLLLGLACSHPSASERPATLAIVQILSGSVSAPHVPPFKPAFTWASMASLTTPTTTSIILPSIASLSP, translated from the exons ATGATAACTATGAAACCAAAAATGGGTAGAAACTGGGTCATCTTCCTCCTCCTTGTGACCTCTGGGGTGGTCATGGCTTCTGCAGCTGAAGTACTGGTGACCCAATTCTCTTATAATGAATTCAATGAGGAGAGGGACACTGGTAGCTTTAAACTTTTAGGGCAGGCCTCCATTGATGGTGGAGCTCTTCAGTTAACTCCCGACACCTCCAATGATGACTACATCTTTATCAACAAAAGCGGCCGCATTTTCTGGCCTAAACCTTTTAAGCTGTGGGATTCCAATGGCGATGAAGAAGACGGCAACCTCGCCTCGTTCGTCTCCTTTTTCGTCATTAACATCTATAGGCAACCAAGCTGGAATGCGGGTGAGGGCTTTGCTTTTGTGATTGCACCCAATCTTACCATACCTGAAGCAAGCCACGGGCAATGGCTTGGCCTCACCAACGCTACCACCGACGGTGACCGCACCAACCAGATCGTGGCGGTGGAGTTCGACACGGAAAAGCAAGACTTTGATCCGGACGACAACCACATCGGCCTTAATATCAACTCGGTTCGCTCATACACTACTGTCTCTCTCACCCCTTCTGGGATAGAAATTTCTCCTGAAGAAGGGACCAACTACAGCGTCTGGGTCCAATACGATGGCCAAGCTAAGGTGATGGAGGTGTACATGGGGAAAGAAGGGGATCCCAAGCCGAGCTCACCGCTTCTTAGAGATACTATAGACCTCAAACATTACGTGAAGCAGGAATCTTACTTCGGGTTCGCTGCTTCCACAGGCTACCCAGCAATCCAGTTGAACTGCGTTTTGAAATGGAAGTTAGACATGGAGATTTTACCCGGAGACAAAGGGTTCATGTGGTGGTTGTTGTCCATACCTGCGGTGATATTGATCTTGGTAGTGGTAGGTGGGATTGTGTATCTGAATtacaagaaaagaagagagggAGGGAATAGAGAGGAAGGCAATGTGCTGGGGGACTTGAGGAGGTTGACAGGGATGCCCAGAGAGTTCAGGTATAAGGATTTGAAGAAGGCGACCAAAAACTTCGATGAGAGTACGAAACTGGGGCAGGGTGGATTTGGAGTTGTTTACAAAGGCGTTTTGCAAGAGGATGGTGATGATTCCACCACTGAGGTTGCTGTAAAGCAATTCTCTAGAGACGACATCAAAGGCAAAGGTGATTTCATGGCGGAGCTCACCATCATTCACCGCCTTCGCCACAAACATCTTGTCCGGTTAGTCG GGTGGTGCTACGAGAAAGGGAAGCTCCTCCTAGTCTACGACTTCATGCCAAATGGGAGCCTAGACAAGCACCTATTTGGGGATCACTATGATAATACGCTGAATTGGGAACGCCGATACAACATAGTTACGGGCGTAGGGTCAGCACTTCTTTACCTGCATAATGAGTTCGACCAGAAGGTGGTGCACCGTGACCTCAAAGGCAGCAACATCATGCTTGACTCCACCTTCAATGCCCGGTTGGGTGACTTCGGCCTTGCCCGAGCCTTGGACAATGACAGAAGCTCCTATGCTGAGTTAGAACTAGGTGGGTTCCCAGGAACCATGGGCTATGTTGCTCCAGAGTGCTTCCACACACAGAAGGCCACGGTCGAATCTGATGTGTATGCTTTCGGAGCAGTGGTGCTTGAGGTGGTGTGTGGAAGAAGTCCTGGAAGTGAAATCTCTTACAACCAGCGTCTATATAGCTTGGTAGATTGGGTTTGGATGTTACATCGAGAAGGGCGGATTGTAGAAGCTGTGGATGAGAGGCTTGGGAACAATTATGTGGATGATGAAGCAAGAAGACTTCTACTTCTAGGGTTGGCCTGTTCACATCCCTCAGCCAGTGAACGGCCAGCAACACTGGCCATTGTCCAGATTCTATCAGGTTCTGTCTCAGCCCCCCATGTACCTCCATTCAAGCCAGCCTTCACATGGGCCTCCATGGCTAGCCTCACCACCCCCACAACCACCAGCATCATACTTCCTAGCATAGCATCCTTGTCTCCTTAA